Proteins co-encoded in one Acidobacteriota bacterium genomic window:
- a CDS encoding riboflavin synthase, protein MFTGLIETTGTVLCVTPHAGVTRITIGAPAPLISRLNTGDSVAVSGVCLTALDIEPNAFPPRFSADLAAETISRTTLSRLKPDTVVNLELPTPAGSPLGGHVVQGHVDATATLVSLDALTADTETTDYRLRLTIPDSLTRYVVEKGSITVEGISLTVAAIRGNEVEIAIIPHTYAATSLRTLSPGDGLNIEVDVLGKYAEARGEKNTAFSVTEQYLLANGY, encoded by the coding sequence ATGTTCACCGGGCTGATCGAAACCACTGGCACCGTTCTTTGCGTTACGCCGCACGCCGGTGTCACCCGTATCACCATCGGCGCCCCGGCACCGCTTATTAGCCGGCTAAACACCGGCGACTCGGTTGCAGTCAGCGGGGTTTGCCTTACGGCCCTCGACATTGAGCCCAATGCTTTCCCACCGCGTTTCTCCGCCGATCTTGCCGCCGAGACTATCTCGCGCACTACGCTCTCGCGCCTCAAGCCCGACACCGTCGTCAACCTTGAACTTCCTACGCCCGCGGGCTCTCCGCTTGGAGGCCACGTCGTGCAGGGTCACGTCGATGCGACGGCGACCCTTGTCTCGCTTGATGCTCTTACAGCCGACACGGAGACCACCGATTACCGCCTGCGCTTGACGATCCCCGACTCACTTACCCGCTACGTGGTTGAAAAGGGCTCCATCACCGTGGAAGGCATCTCCCTTACGGTTGCGGCCATTCGCGGCAACGAGGTGGAGATTGCGATCATTCCGCACACCTACGCCGCGACCAGCCTGCGCACCCTGTCGCCTGGCGATGGTCTCAATATCGAAGTGGATGTTCTGGGGAAATATGCCGAAGCCAGAGGCGAAAAAAACACGGCCTTTAGCGTCACAGAGCAGTACCTGCTTGCCAACGGTTATTGA
- a CDS encoding EAL domain-containing protein, with protein sequence MHGSYNYYLVALSLLVAMFASYTALDLAGRIRSIHVSARKRFIWLIGGAVAMGLGIWSMHFIGMLAFQMPIQLGYDARITGYSLLIAILISGFALHIVTRDELSRERLAAGGVLMGLGVAAMHYTGMAALRMHPAITYSPRLFWTSVAIAIVASWAALWIAFTLREGNHRYLLLKRCGAGFVMGVAIAGMHYTGMAAAMFHSGAMCEASNGVSTSWLAFTVTASTLCVLTMTLIYSMLDARYDLQEFQLKASLEKAELNASLADVNERLLTMATEDALTGLPNRSALIERLEQAIFDARRHGTTFTLMFMDLDGFKTVNDSLGHTAGDRLLKAFSRQLVHSVRHEDTVARLSGDEFIVLLERIGFQQEVAPIAEGILRRMQQDFVIDGAPLRVTASIGIAVYPGDGESVEELLKNADTAMYEAKHEGRNTYRFFDVGMSQAVARTLSIQRGLAEALEKKHLTLHFQPKFRGPNREIVGAEALIRWEHPKLGDIPPLEFIPVAERTGQILPIGNWVIAEVCRYIKRWQRAGLPLVKIAINLSQEQLRKADYVETVLAMTRAEGVEPEWIMFEITETVAMRNPELTSEIIRRFQLSGFDVAVDDFGTGYSSLAYLQQFRVKQLKIDRFFTEGLDRHGREGVAMVSAIIALAHALNMVVVAEGVETQTQLSQLRQLQCDEVQGFLLAPPLCAEDFEETIREGQIPWRSAEDTEQSSYGPYGWRLSTEGADAG encoded by the coding sequence ATGCATGGTTCGTACAACTACTATCTTGTTGCGCTTTCTCTGCTGGTAGCGATGTTTGCGTCGTACACGGCGCTGGATCTGGCGGGACGCATCCGTTCGATCCATGTGTCGGCGAGAAAGCGGTTTATCTGGCTGATTGGCGGCGCGGTCGCTATGGGGCTGGGCATCTGGTCGATGCACTTTATCGGGATGCTGGCCTTCCAGATGCCGATCCAGCTGGGGTATGACGCCCGGATCACGGGATACTCCCTGTTGATTGCGATCCTGATCTCCGGTTTTGCGCTCCATATCGTAACGAGAGATGAGTTGAGCAGGGAGCGTCTGGCCGCCGGCGGCGTTCTGATGGGGCTCGGCGTAGCCGCGATGCACTATACGGGCATGGCCGCCCTGCGGATGCACCCGGCGATTACATATAGTCCGAGACTGTTCTGGACCTCGGTTGCAATTGCTATCGTTGCGTCGTGGGCGGCGCTATGGATTGCATTTACACTGCGGGAAGGGAATCATCGTTATCTCCTGCTGAAGCGATGCGGTGCCGGTTTTGTCATGGGCGTGGCGATCGCGGGAATGCACTACACGGGCATGGCGGCGGCCATGTTTCACAGCGGGGCTATGTGCGAAGCGTCGAACGGCGTCAGTACCAGTTGGCTGGCGTTTACCGTGACAGCTTCCACTTTGTGTGTGCTGACGATGACTTTGATCTACTCCATGCTGGATGCGCGATACGATCTGCAGGAGTTTCAGTTGAAGGCATCGCTGGAGAAGGCTGAGTTGAACGCCTCGTTGGCCGATGTCAATGAGCGGTTGCTCACGATGGCGACAGAAGATGCGTTGACGGGGCTTCCAAATCGTAGCGCATTGATCGAGCGCCTGGAACAGGCAATCTTTGACGCTCGTAGACACGGCACGACCTTTACCTTGATGTTTATGGATCTTGACGGGTTCAAGACCGTAAACGACTCACTGGGGCATACCGCGGGCGACAGGCTGCTGAAGGCATTTTCGCGGCAACTGGTACATAGCGTCAGGCACGAGGACACGGTAGCGCGACTGAGCGGCGATGAGTTTATCGTTCTGCTGGAGCGGATCGGCTTTCAGCAGGAGGTAGCTCCCATTGCCGAAGGAATACTTCGCCGGATGCAGCAGGACTTTGTGATCGACGGAGCTCCGTTACGGGTGACGGCATCAATCGGGATTGCCGTATATCCAGGAGATGGCGAATCGGTCGAAGAACTGCTGAAGAACGCAGATACGGCGATGTATGAGGCAAAGCACGAGGGCCGGAATACCTACCGGTTCTTCGACGTGGGGATGAGTCAGGCAGTAGCCAGGACGCTTTCTATTCAGCGTGGCCTGGCGGAGGCCCTGGAGAAGAAACATCTGACATTGCACTTTCAGCCGAAGTTTCGTGGGCCGAATCGCGAGATCGTCGGCGCCGAAGCCCTGATCCGTTGGGAGCACCCGAAGCTAGGCGATATTCCTCCGCTGGAGTTTATTCCAGTAGCAGAGCGCACAGGCCAGATTCTGCCAATCGGCAATTGGGTGATTGCCGAGGTGTGCCGGTATATCAAGCGATGGCAGAGGGCAGGATTACCGTTGGTGAAGATAGCCATCAATCTCTCGCAGGAGCAGTTGCGCAAGGCCGACTATGTGGAGACAGTGCTCGCGATGACGCGCGCGGAGGGAGTGGAGCCGGAGTGGATCATGTTCGAGATTACGGAGACGGTTGCGATGCGCAATCCCGAACTGACCTCCGAGATCATCAGGAGATTTCAGTTATCGGGGTTCGACGTTGCTGTCGACGACTTCGGTACTGGTTACTCAAGCCTGGCGTACCTCCAGCAGTTCCGCGTCAAGCAGTTGAAGATCGACCGATTCTTTACAGAGGGATTGGACCGGCATGGACGGGAAGGCGTGGCGATGGTTTCAGCAATCATCGCGCTGGCGCATGCCCTCAATATGGTGGTGGTTGCCGAGGGAGTTGAGACTCAGACGCAGCTATCGCAACTTAGGCAGCTCCAATGCGACGAGGTTCAAGGATTCCTCCTGGCACCGCCACTCTGCGCCGAAGATTTTGAGGAGACGATACGCGAGGGGCAGATCCCCTGGCGGAGTGCAGAAGACACAGAGCAGTCAAGTTACGGGCCGTATGGATGGAGGCTCTCAACGGAAGGCGCAGATGCAGGATGA
- the ftsY gene encoding signal recognition particle-docking protein FtsY — MVFSSLFGKRPAEPVQPESAAPEPEQKRGLFDRMRQAVTRTRESLSESISSVVALTREVDQASLDALEPRLLAADIGSATTAIIMENLRQRALRTGIESGAQLKQILKTELRQILDGVAHPIQHPAEPPEVILMVGVNGTGKTTTTGKLANLYRSQGRSVLLCAADTFRAAAIEQLEVWAQRSDVPLIKTRQGGDPSAALYDALAAAKSRSTSVMIADTAGRLHTKTDLMKELDKMRRTCEKLVPGAPHQTFLVMDATTGQNGLQQARLFTEAARVTGIVLTKLDGTAKGGIVLAIATELKLPVLYAGIGEKIDDLIPFDSTAFIDSLVD; from the coding sequence ATGGTCTTCTCGTCTCTCTTCGGCAAACGTCCCGCCGAACCTGTACAGCCCGAATCCGCTGCCCCTGAGCCTGAGCAGAAGCGCGGCCTCTTCGACCGCATGCGGCAGGCGGTCACGCGCACCCGTGAGTCTCTCTCCGAATCCATCAGCTCCGTGGTGGCGCTCACCCGCGAAGTCGACCAGGCATCGCTGGATGCTCTGGAACCGCGACTGCTCGCGGCGGACATTGGAAGCGCTACGACAGCCATCATCATGGAGAACCTTCGCCAGCGCGCTCTTCGCACCGGTATCGAGAGCGGAGCGCAGCTCAAGCAGATTCTCAAGACAGAACTTCGCCAGATTCTCGACGGCGTCGCTCACCCCATCCAGCATCCCGCGGAGCCGCCTGAGGTCATTCTGATGGTTGGCGTCAACGGCACAGGAAAGACGACCACAACCGGCAAACTCGCGAATCTCTACCGATCGCAGGGCAGGAGCGTGCTGTTGTGCGCCGCCGATACCTTTCGAGCCGCAGCAATTGAGCAGCTTGAGGTTTGGGCACAGCGCTCCGACGTTCCGCTCATCAAGACCAGGCAGGGAGGCGATCCCTCGGCTGCGCTCTATGACGCGCTCGCTGCCGCAAAGTCTCGCTCCACCAGCGTCATGATCGCCGACACGGCCGGCAGGTTGCACACCAAGACCGACCTGATGAAAGAGTTGGACAAGATGCGGCGCACCTGCGAAAAGCTTGTACCGGGAGCCCCTCATCAGACGTTTCTGGTGATGGATGCCACCACCGGGCAAAACGGCCTTCAGCAGGCGCGTCTTTTTACTGAGGCCGCTCGGGTTACGGGCATCGTCCTGACCAAGCTCGACGGAACAGCCAAAGGCGGCATCGTCCTCGCTATCGCCACGGAATTGAAGCTGCCTGTTCTCTACGCCGGTATCGGCGAAAAGATCGACGACCTGATTCCGTTCGACAGCACCGCATTCATCGATTCACTTGTCGATTGA
- a CDS encoding carboxypeptidase regulatory-like domain-containing protein produces MTRSTCIGFAEKLHQRVTTSLRLCALLSLLCIVVAIPLRGHAQTSKGTLAGVVRDTTGAVLPNATVVITNEDTGETRTVTTTSTGAYRAEAINPGNYRIHVTDQGFAPFDLQHIAVLPSVVTTYDAALPIGESTSMVTVEAQSNSINTENGQLSGTIAKQELQQVPIFSLNPADLVSEMPGVTRQYATVQNLGGSGGNGLVKLTVNGARPRANNFMIDSQDVNDVGLGGEAIQPIMPDFFSSVTTLLNDSSAEFGRAGGAVINQVTQHGTNRFHGSVHEIYTGSGLDAVDGQSRRSAAGKARYDTHQYGFTLGGPIIKDKLFAFGGATFQRFYGTVKPSLPVELPDANGFATLKNIAAAGNAQANLFLSYLNSGSYLDSAVYSPISKTVVSNLAVTPMAGCPSGCTITTGTFLRNAVAQPNPDTQWMYRIDFTPTSRDTFTARYIHDRNSISPYFPLNPTTLPGFDAQNFGVSELGGGTWTHIFTSNLLNEFRASETRINAQFSPTADTLKNPLAKLYNITFGGIGLGGSGNGLPGLFGISQNMPQGRIEELYQFQDTVGYTHGRQSFRIGADVGRLLETDLVAQNAIGSITYASDSLSVMDNFLRNQLGASGFATKTFGPTRTDPHLWKLAGFVQDDIKLLPDLTVNLGMRYDYLSNPLNTLSYPAIDLNNVFTVPINTYVKVKEDKNNFAPRIGFAYVPHMGFFADGKTVIHGGIGIFYDPFFTNILVNSAQSSPVAPTGLLTTTADGGLPNSSSLIGSITPVFSPNSAVQSAVNTLVNPLTYQYNFGVERALPFQIKGAVNYVGSRGQKLYSNRQLNYIINGSRINTSRGVINVRDNRADSQYHSLQVQVDRGFSRGLFFRMAYTYGKLLDDSSEVFTTFASPTSYSANLAGDGLHQDWGPSAYDRRNQVVLTYSWNPAGFHAQNMATDLLLSAFTRHITISGQTQLYSGLYTSYNVSGFDTNGDSSTTNDRPVLSNKSAPVNSVGIDGFYLQKQGGIKNLYYDRAVFNQTGALKVVNASDVHFLVPNASNGVAMIRQEIGRNSYPNAGQQYWNVAAEKAVPTPFFHLEGSSFVFRVEAQQLGNHNNVTYFTNNVTQVGQSGYQNVSNAREANNQHLRLWAKFQF; encoded by the coding sequence ATGACACGCTCTACCTGCATCGGCTTTGCTGAAAAGCTTCACCAACGGGTAACAACGTCGCTGCGCTTATGCGCTCTACTCTCCCTCCTCTGCATCGTCGTTGCCATACCGCTTCGTGGACATGCACAGACCAGCAAGGGCACTCTGGCTGGAGTAGTACGCGATACGACCGGCGCCGTGCTGCCGAATGCCACCGTTGTAATCACCAACGAGGACACAGGCGAAACCCGCACAGTGACAACGACATCCACAGGGGCCTACCGGGCGGAGGCGATCAACCCCGGCAACTATCGCATTCATGTAACTGACCAGGGTTTCGCGCCCTTCGATCTTCAGCACATCGCCGTACTTCCTTCTGTGGTCACCACTTACGATGCCGCATTGCCGATCGGTGAATCCACATCGATGGTGACGGTCGAGGCCCAGAGCAACTCGATCAATACCGAAAACGGCCAGCTTTCAGGAACGATTGCCAAGCAGGAGCTTCAGCAAGTCCCGATCTTCAGTCTGAATCCGGCAGATCTTGTCAGTGAGATGCCCGGCGTTACCCGGCAGTACGCAACGGTGCAGAACCTGGGTGGTTCTGGAGGCAATGGATTGGTAAAGCTCACCGTCAACGGAGCGCGTCCGCGCGCCAACAACTTCATGATCGACAGTCAGGACGTCAACGACGTCGGCCTCGGCGGCGAAGCGATTCAGCCGATCATGCCCGACTTCTTCTCGAGCGTCACCACGCTGCTCAATGACTCCAGCGCAGAGTTCGGCCGTGCTGGAGGAGCTGTGATCAACCAGGTCACGCAGCACGGCACCAATCGCTTTCATGGCAGCGTACATGAGATCTACACCGGCTCCGGCCTCGATGCCGTAGACGGTCAGTCACGGCGCTCTGCCGCGGGCAAAGCGCGGTACGACACGCACCAGTATGGCTTCACCCTCGGCGGTCCCATCATCAAGGACAAACTCTTCGCCTTTGGCGGCGCAACATTCCAGCGCTTTTACGGCACCGTCAAACCCTCTCTGCCGGTCGAGCTCCCTGACGCCAACGGTTTCGCCACGCTCAAGAACATCGCCGCTGCCGGCAACGCGCAGGCGAATCTCTTTCTTAGCTATCTGAATAGCGGATCGTACCTCGATAGCGCGGTCTACTCGCCCATCTCCAAAACCGTCGTCTCGAATCTGGCCGTAACACCGATGGCCGGCTGCCCCAGTGGCTGCACGATCACCACCGGCACCTTCCTGCGCAACGCCGTGGCACAGCCCAATCCCGATACGCAGTGGATGTACCGCATCGACTTTACGCCTACTTCGCGCGATACATTCACCGCCCGCTACATCCACGACCGCAATTCGATATCGCCGTACTTCCCTCTCAATCCCACAACGCTGCCCGGCTTCGACGCGCAGAACTTCGGTGTCTCCGAGCTTGGCGGCGGGACCTGGACCCATATCTTTACATCAAACCTGCTGAACGAGTTCCGCGCGTCGGAGACACGGATCAATGCGCAGTTCAGCCCTACGGCCGATACGCTCAAGAACCCTCTCGCCAAGCTGTACAACATTACCTTCGGCGGAATCGGACTTGGTGGAAGCGGCAATGGTCTTCCTGGGCTCTTCGGCATCTCTCAAAACATGCCACAGGGCCGCATTGAGGAGCTGTACCAGTTCCAGGACACCGTCGGCTACACGCACGGACGCCAGTCTTTCCGCATCGGGGCCGATGTCGGCCGCCTGCTTGAAACCGACCTCGTCGCGCAGAATGCCATCGGGTCGATCACGTACGCCTCCGACTCCCTCTCGGTGATGGACAACTTCCTTCGCAACCAGCTTGGCGCTTCGGGCTTTGCGACCAAGACCTTCGGTCCCACCCGTACCGACCCACACCTGTGGAAGCTCGCAGGATTTGTGCAGGACGACATCAAACTCTTGCCCGACCTGACCGTCAACCTTGGCATGCGCTACGACTATCTCTCGAACCCGCTCAATACGCTGAGCTATCCTGCCATTGACCTGAACAACGTCTTCACTGTACCCATCAACACCTACGTCAAGGTCAAAGAAGACAAGAACAACTTCGCGCCGCGCATCGGCTTCGCCTACGTACCGCATATGGGCTTCTTCGCGGATGGCAAGACGGTCATCCACGGCGGCATTGGCATCTTCTACGATCCGTTCTTCACCAACATCCTCGTGAACTCCGCGCAGTCCTCGCCGGTTGCCCCGACGGGCCTTCTCACCACAACCGCGGATGGCGGTCTGCCCAACTCCTCGTCGTTGATTGGCAGCATCACGCCTGTCTTCAGCCCCAACTCCGCAGTCCAGAGCGCCGTCAACACGCTGGTCAACCCGCTTACTTATCAGTACAACTTCGGCGTCGAGCGCGCCCTTCCGTTCCAGATCAAGGGGGCCGTCAACTACGTCGGTTCACGCGGACAGAAGCTCTACTCCAACCGCCAGCTCAACTACATCATCAATGGATCGCGCATCAACACCTCGCGAGGTGTCATCAACGTCCGCGACAACCGCGCCGACTCGCAATATCACTCGCTTCAGGTGCAGGTCGACCGTGGTTTCTCGCGCGGCCTCTTCTTCCGCATGGCGTATACCTACGGCAAATTGCTTGACGATTCGTCCGAGGTATTCACAACCTTTGCCTCGCCAACTTCATACTCCGCCAACCTCGCCGGCGACGGCCTTCATCAGGACTGGGGCCCCTCGGCCTATGATCGACGCAACCAGGTGGTTCTTACGTACTCCTGGAACCCGGCCGGCTTCCACGCTCAAAATATGGCCACCGACCTCCTGCTGAGTGCGTTCACGCGGCATATCACCATCTCCGGACAGACGCAGCTCTACTCCGGCCTCTACACCAGCTATAACGTCAGTGGCTTCGACACCAACGGCGATAGCAGCACCACCAACGACCGTCCCGTGCTCTCAAACAAGTCGGCGCCGGTTAACAGCGTCGGAATCGATGGCTTCTATCTCCAGAAGCAGGGCGGTATCAAGAACCTTTACTATGACCGCGCCGTCTTCAACCAGACCGGAGCTCTGAAGGTCGTCAACGCCAGCGACGTCCATTTCCTGGTGCCCAATGCCTCCAATGGAGTGGCGATGATCCGGCAGGAGATCGGTCGCAACAGCTATCCCAACGCCGGTCAGCAGTACTGGAACGTGGCCGCCGAAAAGGCGGTCCCTACTCCCTTCTTCCACCTGGAGGGAAGCTCCTTTGTCTTCCGTGTCGAGGCCCAGCAGCTCGGCAACCACAACAATGTCACCTACTTCACCAACAACGTCACTCAGGTAGGACAGTCGGGCTATCAGAACGTCTCGAACGCACGCGAGGCCAACAACCAGCATCTGCGTCTGTGGGCGAAGTTCCAGTTCTAG
- the ribD gene encoding bifunctional diaminohydroxyphosphoribosylaminopyrimidine deaminase/5-amino-6-(5-phosphoribosylamino)uracil reductase RibD, with the protein MAVAHPASLTEQDEFFMRRALELAAQTTALTSPNPQVGCVIVRTDANVEVIGEGAHLYDNYDHAEIVALKQAAARGLSAFGATAYVTLEPCSHHGRTGPCANALVEAGISRCVIATADPNPLVSGRGIQILRDANIQVTIGVLKQQAHDLNDAFAHFVRTRTPLVTLKTALSADGKLAPPPASRFPNQPFWLTGPAARQEVQLLRHASDAIMTGISTVLADNPLLTDRTEESRRRPLLRVVLDTHLRTPRSSQLVRSANRDLLILTSATAPAWKIESLTQDGAEVEVVPEHAGRLSLPAILAMLAERNILSVLLEAGSHLNGAFLRQNLVDKAVFFHSDIMLGDQALPFAQGTEPASVYEQSLRRPSITAFGPDTCISGYLHDPWPEF; encoded by the coding sequence ATGGCCGTTGCCCATCCAGCTTCGCTCACCGAGCAGGACGAGTTCTTCATGCGCCGGGCACTTGAGCTTGCCGCTCAAACGACTGCGCTTACCAGCCCCAATCCGCAGGTGGGCTGCGTCATCGTGCGCACGGACGCCAACGTCGAAGTCATCGGCGAAGGCGCGCACCTCTACGATAACTACGACCACGCCGAGATTGTCGCCCTCAAACAGGCTGCCGCCAGAGGGCTCTCCGCCTTTGGGGCCACGGCTTACGTGACTCTTGAGCCATGCAGCCACCATGGCCGCACAGGTCCCTGCGCGAATGCTCTCGTCGAGGCGGGAATCTCGCGTTGCGTTATTGCCACTGCCGACCCCAATCCGCTGGTCAGTGGACGCGGTATCCAGATACTTCGCGATGCGAATATTCAGGTCACCATCGGCGTTCTGAAACAACAGGCGCACGACCTCAACGACGCCTTTGCACATTTCGTACGCACGAGAACGCCCCTCGTCACCCTGAAGACGGCGCTTTCCGCGGACGGCAAACTTGCGCCTCCTCCTGCATCGCGCTTTCCGAACCAGCCATTCTGGCTCACTGGCCCTGCAGCGCGACAGGAGGTCCAGTTACTACGCCATGCCTCCGATGCAATCATGACGGGCATCAGCACGGTGCTCGCCGACAACCCGTTGCTCACCGATCGCACGGAAGAGTCGCGCCGCCGGCCGCTTCTCCGCGTTGTGCTCGATACGCATCTTCGTACCCCGCGCAGTTCGCAACTCGTCCGCTCGGCGAACCGCGATCTGCTGATCCTGACCAGCGCGACCGCCCCAGCCTGGAAGATTGAAAGCCTGACCCAGGATGGCGCGGAGGTTGAGGTGGTCCCCGAACATGCCGGGCGCCTCTCGCTTCCCGCAATTCTGGCCATGCTTGCGGAACGCAATATCCTCAGCGTCCTGCTGGAAGCCGGTTCACATCTCAATGGAGCTTTCCTGCGCCAGAATCTCGTCGACAAAGCTGTCTTCTTTCACTCCGACATCATGCTCGGCGATCAGGCCCTGCCATTTGCCCAGGGGACGGAGCCGGCATCTGTCTATGAGCAGTCCCTGCGGCGCCCTTCCATCACCGCCTTTGGCCCCGATACCTGTATCAGCGGCTATCTGCATGATCCCTGGCCCGAGTTCTAA
- a CDS encoding DNA-directed RNA polymerase subunit omega, whose product MRSDLIFGALTHVKNRYELCQLASKATRKLHKPNTRLQDTTNEVLDRFKDSLPAGEHADAPVQKIQVQERRAA is encoded by the coding sequence ATGCGCTCAGACCTTATTTTTGGAGCTCTCACTCACGTAAAGAACCGCTATGAGCTCTGTCAATTGGCCTCGAAGGCGACGCGTAAGCTGCACAAGCCGAACACTCGCCTGCAGGACACCACCAACGAGGTTCTTGATCGGTTCAAGGATTCTCTGCCCGCTGGCGAGCACGCAGATGCGCCGGTACAGAAGATTCAGGTTCAGGAGCGCCGCGCGGCTTAA
- the rho gene encoding transcription termination factor Rho, which produces MTISELKEHNIAELGKLARGLDIAGTSGLRKQDLIFKILQAQSEKEGHIFAEGVLEILPDGYGFLRSPDYNYLPGPDDIYVSPSQIRKFDLKTGDTISGNVRPPHEGEKYFALVKIEAINFESPEETRNKILFDNLTPLYAEERVKMETVRDNISGRVMDLLTPVGKGQRGLIVAPPRTGKTMLLQSIANSITSNHPEVVLIVLLIDERPEEVTDMQRSVKGEVISSTFDEPAARHVQVAEMVIEKAKRLVEHKRDVVILLDSITRLARAYNTIVPPSGKVLSGGVDSNALQRPKRFFGAARNIEEGGSLTIIATALVDTGSRMDEVIFEEFKGTGNMEVILDRKLVDKRVFPAIDIQRSGTRKEELLIPKEDLQRIWVLRKVLNPLSPVEAMELLTDKLAKTRNNQEFLHNMSSI; this is translated from the coding sequence ATGACCATCTCTGAGTTGAAAGAACACAATATCGCCGAGCTGGGTAAACTTGCCCGCGGGCTCGACATCGCCGGCACCAGCGGCCTCCGCAAGCAGGACCTCATATTCAAGATTCTTCAGGCGCAGAGCGAGAAGGAAGGCCACATTTTCGCCGAAGGCGTTCTGGAGATTCTGCCCGACGGCTACGGCTTCCTTCGTTCCCCCGACTACAACTACCTGCCAGGCCCGGATGACATTTACGTCTCGCCTTCGCAGATTCGCAAGTTCGACCTGAAGACAGGCGACACGATCTCCGGCAATGTCCGTCCCCCGCATGAGGGCGAGAAATACTTTGCGCTGGTGAAGATCGAAGCGATCAACTTTGAGTCTCCCGAGGAGACGCGCAATAAGATTCTGTTCGATAACCTGACCCCGCTCTATGCCGAAGAGCGGGTGAAGATGGAGACGGTTCGCGACAATATATCCGGCCGTGTGATGGACCTGCTGACTCCGGTAGGTAAGGGGCAGCGTGGATTGATCGTCGCTCCTCCGCGTACCGGCAAGACGATGCTTCTACAGTCGATCGCAAACTCGATTACCTCGAACCATCCCGAGGTGGTACTGATCGTTCTGCTGATCGACGAGCGCCCGGAAGAGGTCACCGACATGCAGCGTTCGGTCAAGGGCGAGGTCATCAGCTCGACCTTCGATGAGCCGGCGGCCCGCCACGTACAGGTAGCCGAGATGGTGATCGAGAAGGCCAAGCGCCTGGTCGAGCACAAGCGCGACGTCGTGATTCTGCTGGACTCCATCACCCGTCTGGCCCGTGCCTACAACACCATCGTTCCCCCCAGCGGCAAAGTGCTCTCGGGTGGTGTGGATTCCAACGCTCTGCAGCGGCCGAAGCGGTTCTTCGGTGCGGCCCGCAACATCGAAGAGGGTGGTTCGCTCACGATTATCGCAACGGCCCTCGTCGACACCGGTTCCAGAATGGACGAGGTCATCTTCGAAGAGTTCAAGGGTACCGGCAACATGGAAGTGATCCTCGACCGCAAGCTGGTCGACAAGCGTGTCTTCCCGGCGATCGACATTCAGCGTTCCGGTACGCGTAAGGAAGAGCTGTTGATCCCGAAGGAAGACCTGCAGCGTATCTGGGTGCTCCGTAAGGTATTGAATCCGTTGTCTCCTGTGGAAGCGATGGAGCTCCTGACGGACAAGCTGGCAAAGACGAGAAACAACCAGGAGTTCCTCCACAACATGAGCTCGATCTGA